A region from the Alosa alosa isolate M-15738 ecotype Scorff River chromosome 7, AALO_Geno_1.1, whole genome shotgun sequence genome encodes:
- the kcnh1b gene encoding potassium voltage-gated channel subfamily H member 1b isoform X1 translates to MAGGRRGLVAPQNTFLENIVRRSNVWTLSHRQTDTNFVLGNAQIVDWPIVYSNDGFCKLSGYHRAEVMQKSSTCSFMYGELTDKDTCEKVRQTFENYEIFSFEILMYKKNRMPVWFFVKIAPIRNEQDKVVLFLCTFNDITAFKQPIEDDSSKGWGKFARLTRALTSSRGVIQQLAPTVHKGENVHKHSRLAEVLQLGSDILPQYKQETPKTPPHIILHYCAFKTTWDWVILILTFYTAIMVPYNVSFKTKQNNVTWLVVDSIVDVIFLVDIVLNFHTTFVGPGGEVISDPKLIRMNYVKTWFVIDLLSCLPYDVINAFENVDEGISSLFSSLKVVRLLRLGRVARKLDHYIEYGAAVLVLLVCVFGLASHWLACIWYSIGDYEVIDEDANMVRTDSWLYLLSETMGTPYRFNATGTGRWEGGPSKDSVYITSLYFTMTSLTSIGFGNIAPTTDGEKTFAVAMMMIGSLLYATIFGNVTTIFQQMYANTNRYHEMLNSVRDFLKLYQVPKGLSERVMDYIVSTWSMSRGIDTDKVLQICPKDMRADICVHLNRKVFKEHPAFRLASDGCLRALAMEFQTVHSAPGDLIFHAGESVDSLCFVVSGSLEVIQDDEVVAILGKGDVFGDVFWKELNLAQSCANVRALTYCDLHIIKRDALQKVLEFYTAFSNHFARNLHLTYNLRKRIVFRKISDVKREEEERLKRKDEAPLNLPPDHPVRRLFRRFREQREARLAAERARQALLEGKDIEKGSIRAEQTTLVCEVIPATSMITVTESPSAPITSSSSSAATKLTSRAKLDAPYGMPDGLKSAELPKGRGWGRFKETPGKRDHTHHAWVTVAKAESMETLPDRTKSHDEVILLKKTDSCDSGITKSDLRLDSVGEGVSQTPQDCSPVQAPMTGAAGEGRRVFQVTAEQQDVQTALLELRQELRGEMRALSGRITALEGQLAEMLRLLRLKTRFPKGTLLRSWLTKSRPRLLLLIAGLKRPQVTLMRRKRMKRTKVAKATTCNRMPHFT, encoded by the exons ATGGCTGGTGGTCGAAGAGGTCTCGTGGCCCCACAGAATACTTTTCTAGAAAATATTGTTAGGCGATCAAACG TTTGGACATTATCTCATAGACAGACAG ACACAAATTTTGTACTGGGCAATGCTCAGATTGTGGACTGGCCGATTGTGTACAGTAATGATGGATTTTGCAAACTATCTGGTTATCATCGTGCTGAGGTTATGCAGAAGAGCAGCACCTGCAG CTTCATGTATGGAGAGctcacagacaaagacacatgcGAGAAAGTTCGACAAACATTTGAAAACTATGAAATTTTCTCCTTTGAAATTCTCATGTACAAGAAGAACA GAATGCCGGTGTGGTTCTTTGTGAAGATTGCCCCGATTCGGAATGAACAAGATAAAGTGGTGCTGTTTCTATGTACTTTCAACGACATTACAGCTTTCAAGCAACCTATTGAAGATGATTCATCAAAAg GTTGGGGGAAGTTTGCTCGTCTGACGCGAGCTTTGACAAGCAGCCGTGGGGTCATCCAGCAGCTGGCTCCTACTGTCCATAAAGGCGAGAATGTCCATAAGCACTCACGTCTGGCAGAG GTGTTGCAGCTGGGCTCTGACATTCTTCCCCAGTATAAGCAAGAGACTCCCAAGACCCCTCCTCACATTATCCTGCATTACTGTGCCTTCAAGACCACCTGGGACTGggtcatcctcatcctcacttTCTACACAGCCATTATGGTGCCCTATAACGTCTCCTTTAAGACCAAGCAGAACAATGTCACCTGGCTGGTGGTGGACAGCATTGTGGATGTAATCTTCCTGGTGGACATTGTGCTGAACTTCCATACTACGTTTGTCGGACCAGGAGGGGAGGTGATATCTGACCCCAAGCTTATCCGCATGAACTATGTGAAGACCTGGTTTGTCATTGACCTGCTGTCCTGTTTACCTTATGATGTCATCAATGCCTTTGAGAATGTAGATGAG GGCATCAGCAGTCTCTTCAGCTCCCTGAAGGTGGTGCGTCTGCTGCGTCTGGGCCGCGTGGCGCGTAAGCTGGACCACTACATTGAGTACGGCGCGGccgtgctggtgctgctggtgtgtgttttcGGGCTGGCCTCCCACTGGCTGGCCTGCATCTGGTACAGCATCGGCGACTATGAAGTCATCGACGAGGACGCCAATATGGTGCGGACAGACAGCTGGTTGTACCTGCTGAGCGAAACGATGGGAACCCCATATCGCTTCAACGCCACGGGCACTGGGAGATGGGAGGGCGGCCCAAGCAAGGACTCGGTGTACATCACCTCCCTCTACTTCACCATGACCAGCCTTACCAGCATCGGCTTTGGAAATATCGCCCCTACAACAGACGGGGAGAAGACCTTTGCTGTAGCCATGATGATGATTGGAT CCCTTCTGTATGCAACCATCTTTGGTAATGTCACCACCATCTTCCAGCAGATGTATGCCAACACCAACAGATACCACGAAATGCTGAACAGTGTCCGCGACTTCCTGAAGCTCTACCAGGTCCCTAAGGgtctgagtgagagagtgatggaCTACATAGTGTCCACCTGGTCCATGTCCAGGGGCATTGATACTGATAAG gtgctGCAGATCTGTCCAAAAGACATGCGTGCAGACATCTGTGTTCACTTGAACCGGAAGGTTTTTAAAGAACACCCGGCCTTCCGATTGGCCAGTGATGGATGTCTTCGTGCTCTTGCTATGGAATTTCAGACGGTTCACAGTGCCCCTGGTGACCTGATCTTCCATGCAGGCGAGAGTGTGGACAGTCTCTGCTTTGTGGTGTCGGGGTCATTAGAGGTCATCCAAGATGATGAGGTTGTTGCCATCTTGG GAAAAGGGGATGTTTTTGGGGATGTGTTTTGGAAGGAGCTGAATCTGGCACAGTCCTGTGCGAATGTACGGGCACTCACATACTGTGACCTTCATATCATAAAGCGTGATGCTCTGCAGAAGGTTCTGGAGTTCTACACAGCTTTCTCAAACCACTTTGCACGCAACCTGCATCTGACATACAACCTAAGGAAAAGG ATTGTTTTCCGTAAAATTAGCGATGTGAaacgagaggaggaggagcgacTGAAGAGAAAGGACGAGGCGCCGCTGAATCTCCCTCCAGACCACCCCGTGCGTCGTCTGTTCCGGCGTTTCCGGGAGCAGAGGGAGGCGCGACTGGCCGCGGAGAGGGCGAGGCAGGCCCTTCTGGAGGGGAAGGACATCGAGAAGGGCTCCATCCGCGCAGAGCAGACCACACTGGTCTGTGAAGTCATTCCAGCCACGAGCATGATCACGGTCACAGAGAGTCCCTCCGCTCCCATTACATCATCCTCCTCGTCCGCCGCTACCAAACTCACCAGTCGTGCCAAACTCGATGCCCCCTACGGCATGCCAGATGGTCTGAAGTCAGCAGAGCTGCCAAAGGGTCGAGGGTGGGGCCGCTTTAAGGAGACGCCAGGTAAGCGTGACCACACCCATCACGCCTGGGTCACTGTGGCCAAGGCCGAGTCCATGGAGACGCTGCCAGACCGGACAAAGTCGCATGATGAAGTCATCTTGCTGAAGAAAACAGATTCATGTGATAGTGGCATAACCAAGAGTGACCTCCGTCTGGACAGCGTTGGGGAAGGGGTGTCTCAAACCCCTCAGGACTGCAGTCCGGTGCAAGCGCCGATGACCGGGGCAGCAGGAGAGGGCAGACGTGTGTTCCAGGTGACCGCTGAGCAGCAGGACGTGCAGACGGCCCTGCTGGAGCTGCGGCAGGAGCTGAGGGGAGAGATGCGGGCACTCAGTGGCCGCATCACTGCCCTGGAGGGACAGCTGGCGGAGATGCTGCGGCTCCTCCGTCTCAAGACGAG GTTTCCTAAGGGCACGCTACTGAGAAGCTGGCTCACCAAGTCCCGGCCCAGACTGCTGCTGCTCATCGCGGGCTTGAAGAGGCCTCAGGTGACGCTCATGCGGAGGAAAAGGATGAAGCGTACCAAAGTAGCAAAGGCCAC AACCTGCAATCGAATGCCACATTTCACTTGA
- the kcnh1b gene encoding potassium voltage-gated channel subfamily H member 1b isoform X3: protein MAGGRRGLVAPQNTFLENIVRRSNVWTLSHRQTDTNFVLGNAQIVDWPIVYSNDGFCKLSGYHRAEVMQKSSTCSFMYGELTDKDTCEKVRQTFENYEIFSFEILMYKKNRMPVWFFVKIAPIRNEQDKVVLFLCTFNDITAFKQPIEDDSSKGWGKFARLTRALTSSRGVIQQLAPTVHKGENVHKHSRLAEVLQLGSDILPQYKQETPKTPPHIILHYCAFKTTWDWVILILTFYTAIMVPYNVSFKTKQNNVTWLVVDSIVDVIFLVDIVLNFHTTFVGPGGEVISDPKLIRMNYVKTWFVIDLLSCLPYDVINAFENVDEGISSLFSSLKVVRLLRLGRVARKLDHYIEYGAAVLVLLVCVFGLASHWLACIWYSIGDYEVIDEDANMVRTDSWLYLLSETMGTPYRFNATGTGRWEGGPSKDSVYITSLYFTMTSLTSIGFGNIAPTTDGEKTFAVAMMMIGSLLYATIFGNVTTIFQQMYANTNRYHEMLNSVRDFLKLYQVPKGLSERVMDYIVSTWSMSRGIDTDKVLQICPKDMRADICVHLNRKVFKEHPAFRLASDGCLRALAMEFQTVHSAPGDLIFHAGESVDSLCFVVSGSLEVIQDDEVVAILGKGDVFGDVFWKELNLAQSCANVRALTYCDLHIIKRDALQKVLEFYTAFSNHFARNLHLTYNLRKRIVFRKISDVKREEEERLKRKDEAPLNLPPDHPVRRLFRRFREQREARLAAERARQALLEGKDIEKGSIRAEQTTLVCEVIPATSMITVTESPSAPITSSSSSAATKLTSRAKLDAPYGMPDGLKSAELPKGRGWGRFKETPGKRDHTHHAWVTVAKAESMETLPDRTKSHDEVILLKKTDSCDSGITKSDLRLDSVGEGVSQTPQDCSPVQAPMTGAAGEGRRVFQVTAEQQDVQTALLELRQELRGEMRALSGRITALEGQLAEMLRLLRLKTRFPKGTLLRSWLTKSRPRLLLLIAGLKRPQVTLMRRKRMKRTKVAKAT from the exons ATGGCTGGTGGTCGAAGAGGTCTCGTGGCCCCACAGAATACTTTTCTAGAAAATATTGTTAGGCGATCAAACG TTTGGACATTATCTCATAGACAGACAG ACACAAATTTTGTACTGGGCAATGCTCAGATTGTGGACTGGCCGATTGTGTACAGTAATGATGGATTTTGCAAACTATCTGGTTATCATCGTGCTGAGGTTATGCAGAAGAGCAGCACCTGCAG CTTCATGTATGGAGAGctcacagacaaagacacatgcGAGAAAGTTCGACAAACATTTGAAAACTATGAAATTTTCTCCTTTGAAATTCTCATGTACAAGAAGAACA GAATGCCGGTGTGGTTCTTTGTGAAGATTGCCCCGATTCGGAATGAACAAGATAAAGTGGTGCTGTTTCTATGTACTTTCAACGACATTACAGCTTTCAAGCAACCTATTGAAGATGATTCATCAAAAg GTTGGGGGAAGTTTGCTCGTCTGACGCGAGCTTTGACAAGCAGCCGTGGGGTCATCCAGCAGCTGGCTCCTACTGTCCATAAAGGCGAGAATGTCCATAAGCACTCACGTCTGGCAGAG GTGTTGCAGCTGGGCTCTGACATTCTTCCCCAGTATAAGCAAGAGACTCCCAAGACCCCTCCTCACATTATCCTGCATTACTGTGCCTTCAAGACCACCTGGGACTGggtcatcctcatcctcacttTCTACACAGCCATTATGGTGCCCTATAACGTCTCCTTTAAGACCAAGCAGAACAATGTCACCTGGCTGGTGGTGGACAGCATTGTGGATGTAATCTTCCTGGTGGACATTGTGCTGAACTTCCATACTACGTTTGTCGGACCAGGAGGGGAGGTGATATCTGACCCCAAGCTTATCCGCATGAACTATGTGAAGACCTGGTTTGTCATTGACCTGCTGTCCTGTTTACCTTATGATGTCATCAATGCCTTTGAGAATGTAGATGAG GGCATCAGCAGTCTCTTCAGCTCCCTGAAGGTGGTGCGTCTGCTGCGTCTGGGCCGCGTGGCGCGTAAGCTGGACCACTACATTGAGTACGGCGCGGccgtgctggtgctgctggtgtgtgttttcGGGCTGGCCTCCCACTGGCTGGCCTGCATCTGGTACAGCATCGGCGACTATGAAGTCATCGACGAGGACGCCAATATGGTGCGGACAGACAGCTGGTTGTACCTGCTGAGCGAAACGATGGGAACCCCATATCGCTTCAACGCCACGGGCACTGGGAGATGGGAGGGCGGCCCAAGCAAGGACTCGGTGTACATCACCTCCCTCTACTTCACCATGACCAGCCTTACCAGCATCGGCTTTGGAAATATCGCCCCTACAACAGACGGGGAGAAGACCTTTGCTGTAGCCATGATGATGATTGGAT CCCTTCTGTATGCAACCATCTTTGGTAATGTCACCACCATCTTCCAGCAGATGTATGCCAACACCAACAGATACCACGAAATGCTGAACAGTGTCCGCGACTTCCTGAAGCTCTACCAGGTCCCTAAGGgtctgagtgagagagtgatggaCTACATAGTGTCCACCTGGTCCATGTCCAGGGGCATTGATACTGATAAG gtgctGCAGATCTGTCCAAAAGACATGCGTGCAGACATCTGTGTTCACTTGAACCGGAAGGTTTTTAAAGAACACCCGGCCTTCCGATTGGCCAGTGATGGATGTCTTCGTGCTCTTGCTATGGAATTTCAGACGGTTCACAGTGCCCCTGGTGACCTGATCTTCCATGCAGGCGAGAGTGTGGACAGTCTCTGCTTTGTGGTGTCGGGGTCATTAGAGGTCATCCAAGATGATGAGGTTGTTGCCATCTTGG GAAAAGGGGATGTTTTTGGGGATGTGTTTTGGAAGGAGCTGAATCTGGCACAGTCCTGTGCGAATGTACGGGCACTCACATACTGTGACCTTCATATCATAAAGCGTGATGCTCTGCAGAAGGTTCTGGAGTTCTACACAGCTTTCTCAAACCACTTTGCACGCAACCTGCATCTGACATACAACCTAAGGAAAAGG ATTGTTTTCCGTAAAATTAGCGATGTGAaacgagaggaggaggagcgacTGAAGAGAAAGGACGAGGCGCCGCTGAATCTCCCTCCAGACCACCCCGTGCGTCGTCTGTTCCGGCGTTTCCGGGAGCAGAGGGAGGCGCGACTGGCCGCGGAGAGGGCGAGGCAGGCCCTTCTGGAGGGGAAGGACATCGAGAAGGGCTCCATCCGCGCAGAGCAGACCACACTGGTCTGTGAAGTCATTCCAGCCACGAGCATGATCACGGTCACAGAGAGTCCCTCCGCTCCCATTACATCATCCTCCTCGTCCGCCGCTACCAAACTCACCAGTCGTGCCAAACTCGATGCCCCCTACGGCATGCCAGATGGTCTGAAGTCAGCAGAGCTGCCAAAGGGTCGAGGGTGGGGCCGCTTTAAGGAGACGCCAGGTAAGCGTGACCACACCCATCACGCCTGGGTCACTGTGGCCAAGGCCGAGTCCATGGAGACGCTGCCAGACCGGACAAAGTCGCATGATGAAGTCATCTTGCTGAAGAAAACAGATTCATGTGATAGTGGCATAACCAAGAGTGACCTCCGTCTGGACAGCGTTGGGGAAGGGGTGTCTCAAACCCCTCAGGACTGCAGTCCGGTGCAAGCGCCGATGACCGGGGCAGCAGGAGAGGGCAGACGTGTGTTCCAGGTGACCGCTGAGCAGCAGGACGTGCAGACGGCCCTGCTGGAGCTGCGGCAGGAGCTGAGGGGAGAGATGCGGGCACTCAGTGGCCGCATCACTGCCCTGGAGGGACAGCTGGCGGAGATGCTGCGGCTCCTCCGTCTCAAGACGAG GTTTCCTAAGGGCACGCTACTGAGAAGCTGGCTCACCAAGTCCCGGCCCAGACTGCTGCTGCTCATCGCGGGCTTGAAGAGGCCTCAGGTGACGCTCATGCGGAGGAAAAGGATGAAGCGTACCAAAGTAGCAAAGGCCACGTAA
- the kcnh1b gene encoding potassium voltage-gated channel subfamily H member 1b isoform X2, giving the protein MAGGRRGLVAPQNTFLENIVRRSNDTNFVLGNAQIVDWPIVYSNDGFCKLSGYHRAEVMQKSSTCSFMYGELTDKDTCEKVRQTFENYEIFSFEILMYKKNRMPVWFFVKIAPIRNEQDKVVLFLCTFNDITAFKQPIEDDSSKGWGKFARLTRALTSSRGVIQQLAPTVHKGENVHKHSRLAEVLQLGSDILPQYKQETPKTPPHIILHYCAFKTTWDWVILILTFYTAIMVPYNVSFKTKQNNVTWLVVDSIVDVIFLVDIVLNFHTTFVGPGGEVISDPKLIRMNYVKTWFVIDLLSCLPYDVINAFENVDEGISSLFSSLKVVRLLRLGRVARKLDHYIEYGAAVLVLLVCVFGLASHWLACIWYSIGDYEVIDEDANMVRTDSWLYLLSETMGTPYRFNATGTGRWEGGPSKDSVYITSLYFTMTSLTSIGFGNIAPTTDGEKTFAVAMMMIGSLLYATIFGNVTTIFQQMYANTNRYHEMLNSVRDFLKLYQVPKGLSERVMDYIVSTWSMSRGIDTDKVLQICPKDMRADICVHLNRKVFKEHPAFRLASDGCLRALAMEFQTVHSAPGDLIFHAGESVDSLCFVVSGSLEVIQDDEVVAILGKGDVFGDVFWKELNLAQSCANVRALTYCDLHIIKRDALQKVLEFYTAFSNHFARNLHLTYNLRKRIVFRKISDVKREEEERLKRKDEAPLNLPPDHPVRRLFRRFREQREARLAAERARQALLEGKDIEKGSIRAEQTTLVCEVIPATSMITVTESPSAPITSSSSSAATKLTSRAKLDAPYGMPDGLKSAELPKGRGWGRFKETPGKRDHTHHAWVTVAKAESMETLPDRTKSHDEVILLKKTDSCDSGITKSDLRLDSVGEGVSQTPQDCSPVQAPMTGAAGEGRRVFQVTAEQQDVQTALLELRQELRGEMRALSGRITALEGQLAEMLRLLRLKTRFPKGTLLRSWLTKSRPRLLLLIAGLKRPQVTLMRRKRMKRTKVAKATTCNRMPHFT; this is encoded by the exons ATGGCTGGTGGTCGAAGAGGTCTCGTGGCCCCACAGAATACTTTTCTAGAAAATATTGTTAGGCGATCAAACG ACACAAATTTTGTACTGGGCAATGCTCAGATTGTGGACTGGCCGATTGTGTACAGTAATGATGGATTTTGCAAACTATCTGGTTATCATCGTGCTGAGGTTATGCAGAAGAGCAGCACCTGCAG CTTCATGTATGGAGAGctcacagacaaagacacatgcGAGAAAGTTCGACAAACATTTGAAAACTATGAAATTTTCTCCTTTGAAATTCTCATGTACAAGAAGAACA GAATGCCGGTGTGGTTCTTTGTGAAGATTGCCCCGATTCGGAATGAACAAGATAAAGTGGTGCTGTTTCTATGTACTTTCAACGACATTACAGCTTTCAAGCAACCTATTGAAGATGATTCATCAAAAg GTTGGGGGAAGTTTGCTCGTCTGACGCGAGCTTTGACAAGCAGCCGTGGGGTCATCCAGCAGCTGGCTCCTACTGTCCATAAAGGCGAGAATGTCCATAAGCACTCACGTCTGGCAGAG GTGTTGCAGCTGGGCTCTGACATTCTTCCCCAGTATAAGCAAGAGACTCCCAAGACCCCTCCTCACATTATCCTGCATTACTGTGCCTTCAAGACCACCTGGGACTGggtcatcctcatcctcacttTCTACACAGCCATTATGGTGCCCTATAACGTCTCCTTTAAGACCAAGCAGAACAATGTCACCTGGCTGGTGGTGGACAGCATTGTGGATGTAATCTTCCTGGTGGACATTGTGCTGAACTTCCATACTACGTTTGTCGGACCAGGAGGGGAGGTGATATCTGACCCCAAGCTTATCCGCATGAACTATGTGAAGACCTGGTTTGTCATTGACCTGCTGTCCTGTTTACCTTATGATGTCATCAATGCCTTTGAGAATGTAGATGAG GGCATCAGCAGTCTCTTCAGCTCCCTGAAGGTGGTGCGTCTGCTGCGTCTGGGCCGCGTGGCGCGTAAGCTGGACCACTACATTGAGTACGGCGCGGccgtgctggtgctgctggtgtgtgttttcGGGCTGGCCTCCCACTGGCTGGCCTGCATCTGGTACAGCATCGGCGACTATGAAGTCATCGACGAGGACGCCAATATGGTGCGGACAGACAGCTGGTTGTACCTGCTGAGCGAAACGATGGGAACCCCATATCGCTTCAACGCCACGGGCACTGGGAGATGGGAGGGCGGCCCAAGCAAGGACTCGGTGTACATCACCTCCCTCTACTTCACCATGACCAGCCTTACCAGCATCGGCTTTGGAAATATCGCCCCTACAACAGACGGGGAGAAGACCTTTGCTGTAGCCATGATGATGATTGGAT CCCTTCTGTATGCAACCATCTTTGGTAATGTCACCACCATCTTCCAGCAGATGTATGCCAACACCAACAGATACCACGAAATGCTGAACAGTGTCCGCGACTTCCTGAAGCTCTACCAGGTCCCTAAGGgtctgagtgagagagtgatggaCTACATAGTGTCCACCTGGTCCATGTCCAGGGGCATTGATACTGATAAG gtgctGCAGATCTGTCCAAAAGACATGCGTGCAGACATCTGTGTTCACTTGAACCGGAAGGTTTTTAAAGAACACCCGGCCTTCCGATTGGCCAGTGATGGATGTCTTCGTGCTCTTGCTATGGAATTTCAGACGGTTCACAGTGCCCCTGGTGACCTGATCTTCCATGCAGGCGAGAGTGTGGACAGTCTCTGCTTTGTGGTGTCGGGGTCATTAGAGGTCATCCAAGATGATGAGGTTGTTGCCATCTTGG GAAAAGGGGATGTTTTTGGGGATGTGTTTTGGAAGGAGCTGAATCTGGCACAGTCCTGTGCGAATGTACGGGCACTCACATACTGTGACCTTCATATCATAAAGCGTGATGCTCTGCAGAAGGTTCTGGAGTTCTACACAGCTTTCTCAAACCACTTTGCACGCAACCTGCATCTGACATACAACCTAAGGAAAAGG ATTGTTTTCCGTAAAATTAGCGATGTGAaacgagaggaggaggagcgacTGAAGAGAAAGGACGAGGCGCCGCTGAATCTCCCTCCAGACCACCCCGTGCGTCGTCTGTTCCGGCGTTTCCGGGAGCAGAGGGAGGCGCGACTGGCCGCGGAGAGGGCGAGGCAGGCCCTTCTGGAGGGGAAGGACATCGAGAAGGGCTCCATCCGCGCAGAGCAGACCACACTGGTCTGTGAAGTCATTCCAGCCACGAGCATGATCACGGTCACAGAGAGTCCCTCCGCTCCCATTACATCATCCTCCTCGTCCGCCGCTACCAAACTCACCAGTCGTGCCAAACTCGATGCCCCCTACGGCATGCCAGATGGTCTGAAGTCAGCAGAGCTGCCAAAGGGTCGAGGGTGGGGCCGCTTTAAGGAGACGCCAGGTAAGCGTGACCACACCCATCACGCCTGGGTCACTGTGGCCAAGGCCGAGTCCATGGAGACGCTGCCAGACCGGACAAAGTCGCATGATGAAGTCATCTTGCTGAAGAAAACAGATTCATGTGATAGTGGCATAACCAAGAGTGACCTCCGTCTGGACAGCGTTGGGGAAGGGGTGTCTCAAACCCCTCAGGACTGCAGTCCGGTGCAAGCGCCGATGACCGGGGCAGCAGGAGAGGGCAGACGTGTGTTCCAGGTGACCGCTGAGCAGCAGGACGTGCAGACGGCCCTGCTGGAGCTGCGGCAGGAGCTGAGGGGAGAGATGCGGGCACTCAGTGGCCGCATCACTGCCCTGGAGGGACAGCTGGCGGAGATGCTGCGGCTCCTCCGTCTCAAGACGAG GTTTCCTAAGGGCACGCTACTGAGAAGCTGGCTCACCAAGTCCCGGCCCAGACTGCTGCTGCTCATCGCGGGCTTGAAGAGGCCTCAGGTGACGCTCATGCGGAGGAAAAGGATGAAGCGTACCAAAGTAGCAAAGGCCAC AACCTGCAATCGAATGCCACATTTCACTTGA